The Moorena producens PAL-8-15-08-1 genomic interval TATGCGTTAACATCTGGTCTTTTGGGTATAGCGCTGAAGCGACAAACTGGAAAAGCCACAGCAGTATGCCCCTTTTCGATCAAGCCAGTAATTTATTAGATTGCTTAGATAGCCGCGATCTCGGTGAACGTCCATTAGTATTTATTACTCACAGTCTGGGCGGGCTTATAGTTAAAGAGATGCTTAACAGTGCTAATAATTTTGATCAATATAAAGGTATTCTTGAGCAGACTAAAGGGATTGTATTTCTGGGAACTCCCCACAGTGGGACTCATCTAGCTAAATTAATTAAGAATATTCGCATTTTGGCACGAACTACAGTAAGCGTTAACGAACTCGAAGCTCATTCCCCCCAGTTACGGAAATTAAATCAGTGGTATAGACAAAACGTTCGGAGTCTAGGAATTGCCACAAAGGTCTATTATGAAACCCAAGCTGTAAACAGGATTTTGGTGGTAGAGCCAGATCGTGCCGACCCAGGCATTGAAGGAGTGAACCCGGTTGGGATGCCAGATGACCACATTTCGATATGCAAACCAGAGTCTCAAAACAGTCAGGTCTATCTTGGTGTTAGGAAATTTATCAAAGAATGCCTCAACACTCCTGTGCCGCCAATTCAACCGAGTCCTCAAGATATACGGGAAAAGAGCAGCAAGACTATGAATGATAATCACAACCCTAGAGGTATACAGAATAATATTGGAAATATTGGTAAAAGTCTACAAAACATTGACACTATTAACGCTAATAATCAATATATTGCTCAAGAGATACACATTAATAACGGGTCTGATTAGCTGAAGTCGTCCGACCGGGAACGGACAAAGTTAAATCCCCCCAGTAACATTACTAATCGTGGCACTCTCTACTTTGTCGGTAGAGAGGATAAACTTGAGCAGCTCCATCGGGAACTTCAACAGACCGATCAATTAGTGATTTGTGCCATTGCCGGAATGGGTGGCGTAGGCAAAACCGAGTTAGCTCTACAATATGCACTGAGAAATCAGCATAACTACCCTGGGGGTTTGTGCTGGTTACCAGTGCGGGGGGCAGATCTCGGGACTCAACTTATTAGTTTTGGACGTACGGAATTAGGATTAACCATTCCAGATCAACTAGAGTTCAACGAAAAGGTAAGATACTGCTGGAGAAATTGGCCAGAAGGAACAGTATTAATCGTGCTGGATGATGTAGTAGACTATCAAACCATTCATCCCTATTTGCCTCCAGCCCAATCCCGCTTTAAAGTACTGATCACTAGCCGTCAGCGTCCAGGGAA includes:
- a CDS encoding esterase/lipase family protein, translated to MSDSTGLIEIKSHQDLVPSADVVFVHGLGGHARSTWHPQGKRDDDDYWLGWLGKDNLCVNIWSFGYSAEATNWKSHSSMPLFDQASNLLDCLDSRDLGERPLVFITHSLGGLIVKEMLNSANNFDQYKGILEQTKGIVFLGTPHSGTHLAKLIKNIRILARTTVSVNELEAHSPQLRKLNQWYRQNVRSLGIATKVYYETQAVNRILVVEPDRADPGIEGVNPVGMPDDHISICKPESQNSQVYLGVRKFIKECLNTPVPPIQPSPQDIREKSSKTMNDNHNPRGIQNNIGNIGKSLQNIDTINANNQYIAQEIHINNGSD